In the genome of Leptolyngbya subtilissima AS-A7, one region contains:
- a CDS encoding DUF2281 domain-containing protein has translation MTTATTLKDQILEAIDHLPAETLAEILVYVQGLRTDSNVDQDQVWQAYLESEKEREEVYRRLADS, from the coding sequence ATGACCACCGCCACTACCCTCAAAGACCAAATTCTAGAAGCGATCGATCATCTGCCCGCGGAAACGCTGGCCGAAATTTTGGTCTATGTGCAGGGGTTGAGAACCGACTCAAACGTGGATCAAGACCAGGTGTGGCAAGCCTATCTAGAGTCTGAGAAAGAACGTGAAGAGGTATATCGTCGCCTTGCCGACTCCTAA
- a CDS encoding type II toxin-antitoxin system death-on-curing family toxin, which translates to MPTPKFLDAEAVLRLHARQIERFGGTAGVRDAGLLDSALAQPQATFDGELLHPTLTEQAAAYLYHLSKNHPFVDGNKRTAFAVMDTFLRLNGKRLLLTNDDVYDLVMQVAQGQIDKPTLVILLAAAIQSLP; encoded by the coding sequence TTGCCGACTCCTAAGTTTTTAGATGCAGAAGCCGTTCTGCGGCTCCATGCAAGGCAAATTGAGCGGTTTGGGGGTACTGCTGGCGTGCGAGATGCAGGTCTGCTAGATTCAGCTTTAGCTCAGCCTCAGGCCACCTTTGACGGCGAGCTACTACATCCGACCCTGACGGAGCAGGCGGCAGCGTATCTATATCATTTGTCCAAAAATCATCCTTTTGTAGATGGCAACAAGCGCACAGCGTTTGCGGTGATGGATACCTTTTTGCGGCTGAATGGTAAACGGCTGCTGTTGACGAATGACGACGTTTACGATTTGGTGATGCAGGTCGCCCAGGGCCAGATCGACAAACCTACGTTGGTCATTCTCCTTGCGGCCGCTATCCAAAGCTTGCCCTAG
- a CDS encoding ATP-dependent DNA helicase translates to MAVSPSKSAKADLALTAEQEAALDALDAFVQGTEKLYLLTGYAGTGKTTLLQVFVNGLRDRGDDRPIVLSAFSNKATKVLAAMAAQWRLDIDAMTCCKLLGLRPVIDEENGKQVFAIDRQQASQIDRYRLVIIDECSMINQELWDLLVNAVSNLYRGTQILFVGDSAQLPPVNEPESACFRQIIHKSQLTEVVRYGGAIGVIAEDIRRNLERDALPHFANDTNADNTEGCFVLPRQAWHDLLIRAFTSPAYQKNPDQVRALAYTNRRVAQLNHTIRAAIYGPNAKRFVPGDRLIAVNPCLEKEAVVLPTSAECEVLNIARGREGEWPLWMLEVETETGDYKTLQVLHESGQAEFKTRLDFLAKEKRWMEFWDLQQRFHAVDYAYSLTIHKSQGSTFQDVFVDVPSMAANRNAIERNQLCYVAFTRAAKRLFLYQ, encoded by the coding sequence ATGGCTGTATCCCCATCCAAATCTGCTAAAGCTGACCTGGCGCTCACCGCCGAGCAAGAGGCCGCTCTGGATGCTCTGGACGCCTTTGTGCAGGGCACCGAAAAGCTGTATCTGCTAACCGGCTACGCAGGTACGGGCAAAACGACGCTGCTTCAGGTATTTGTGAACGGGCTGCGCGATCGCGGCGACGATCGCCCCATTGTGCTCAGCGCCTTCAGCAACAAAGCCACCAAGGTGCTGGCGGCGATGGCGGCCCAGTGGCGGCTCGATATTGACGCCATGACCTGCTGCAAGCTGTTGGGCCTGCGCCCGGTGATCGACGAAGAGAACGGCAAGCAGGTGTTTGCGATCGATCGCCAGCAGGCCAGCCAGATCGATCGCTACCGCCTGGTGATCATCGACGAATGCTCGATGATCAACCAGGAGTTGTGGGATCTGCTGGTGAATGCCGTGTCGAACCTGTACCGGGGCACCCAGATTTTATTCGTAGGCGATTCGGCCCAGTTGCCGCCGGTCAACGAGCCTGAGTCGGCCTGCTTTCGGCAGATCATTCACAAATCACAGCTTACCGAGGTGGTGCGCTATGGCGGCGCGATCGGCGTGATCGCTGAAGACATTCGCCGCAACCTGGAGCGCGATGCCCTGCCCCACTTTGCCAACGACACCAACGCCGACAATACCGAAGGCTGCTTTGTGCTGCCCCGCCAAGCCTGGCACGATCTGCTGATTCGCGCCTTTACCAGCCCCGCCTATCAGAAAAATCCTGACCAGGTGCGCGCCCTGGCCTACACCAACCGCCGGGTGGCCCAGCTCAACCACACCATTCGCGCCGCCATCTACGGCCCCAACGCTAAGCGATTTGTGCCCGGCGATCGCCTCATCGCCGTTAATCCCTGTTTAGAAAAAGAGGCGGTCGTGCTGCCCACCTCCGCCGAGTGCGAGGTGCTCAACATTGCCCGAGGTCGCGAGGGCGAGTGGCCACTGTGGATGCTCGAAGTCGAGACCGAAACCGGCGACTACAAGACCCTGCAGGTATTGCACGAGTCGGGCCAAGCCGAGTTCAAAACCAGGCTCGACTTTCTTGCCAAAGAAAAGCGCTGGATGGAATTTTGGGATTTGCAGCAGCGCTTCCACGCCGTTGACTACGCCTATAGCCTCACCATTCACAAAAGCCAGGGGTCAACCTTTCAAGATGTGTTTGTGGATGTGCCGTCGATGGCTGCTAACCGCAACGCGATCGAGCGCAATCAGCTCTGCTATGTCGCTTTCACTCGCGCTGCCAAACGGCTGTTTTTGTATCAATAA